The following proteins are encoded in a genomic region of Fimbriiglobus ruber:
- a CDS encoding DVUA0089 family protein — MRLALMKQFAIVLACLTLGAPAARAGIIQDAEPNNTFATAQDVTPYFSIHYNPDVVISVPGGYQNTSLTTPHVTILRPGGSQTTDNLDYFKFTTLGTGPIVADITSAPVQTNFDTVLFLFDSNGNLIATNDDKGNLTAWIPGDNNSLVPPFLESRIETVPLSPGTYYVAVASSPAFAGPGGQIFGTPYGGGTIPPFGSYTLNISAPVPEPATLLGLGLLIPVAAVYARRRAAKNANPAENPLMT, encoded by the coding sequence ATGAGGCTCGCCCTTATGAAACAGTTCGCGATCGTACTGGCGTGCCTGACCCTGGGGGCACCCGCCGCCCGGGCCGGCATCATCCAGGACGCGGAGCCGAATAACACGTTCGCTACCGCCCAGGACGTGACCCCGTATTTTTCGATCCACTACAACCCGGACGTGGTCATCAGCGTGCCCGGGGGGTATCAGAACACGTCGCTGACGACGCCGCACGTGACGATCCTGCGGCCGGGCGGTAGCCAAACCACCGATAACCTCGATTACTTCAAATTTACCACCCTCGGCACGGGACCGATCGTCGCCGACATTACTTCCGCCCCGGTGCAGACCAATTTCGACACGGTCTTGTTCCTCTTCGACTCGAACGGCAACCTGATCGCGACCAACGACGACAAGGGCAACCTGACGGCCTGGATTCCGGGGGACAACAACAGTCTGGTTCCGCCCTTTCTTGAGTCTCGCATCGAGACGGTTCCGCTCTCGCCCGGTACGTACTACGTCGCCGTCGCGTCGTCGCCCGCGTTCGCCGGCCCGGGCGGGCAAATCTTCGGCACGCCGTACGGCGGCGGGACGATCCCGCCCTTCGGCAGCTACACTCTGAACATCTCCGCCCCCGTCCCCGAACCGGCCACGCTGCTGGGGCTGGGGCTGTTGATTCCCGTGGCCGCGGTTTACGCACGGCGGCGGGCGGCGAAGAACGCGAACCCGGCTGAAAACCCGCTAATGACGTAA
- a CDS encoding multiheme c-type cytochrome: MTDTSLQPGRLVATFVLLALGVAGLIAGPQSGASPRGAAGTQPTAPPRSTSSPPLFNDWPTDKPPEAVVVLSGQMYGYLQPCGCRRPQLGGLERRANFIRGLRDRGWPVTALDLGDVLPVAGVVPEQAILKYGTTMAALREMGYSVVGVGRAELSNGLYRVLAEYALKKEQPPYTLAGNVGGKSGDDRITSRDSAFPGPGSRPLVGSGEVVSVGKIRLGVVGAVGASVRKAVEPLSRIGFTGQKESLAAAVKEFATRPDKPDVLILLYQGTAAEAREVVASRPEFHVILCLSPDPEAPEKPETVTRPDGGKTLVVRVGQKGQYVGAIGVHRGPGGLDLRYQLVPLGEEYVTPGTEDEARRVNPVLPFLDQYAATVRDRSLLAKFPQSAHPAQVRQPTLSYVGSDRCASCHAAEYDAWKVTQHARAMDALEKVAKRPEARNHDGECVVCHTVGLAYKTGYRDELTTPNLKHVGCEACHGPGSGHAADPKNPALLALQSMWRPNSGDRLPPVAEFGRLAGLAADDREAALSPTSKRAVASVGRLCAGCHDRDNDPLFDLVTYWPKVAHLARKK, from the coding sequence ATGACGGACACGTCCCTTCAGCCCGGGCGCCTGGTCGCCACTTTTGTTCTTCTCGCGCTGGGCGTTGCCGGGCTGATAGCCGGGCCACAATCAGGCGCCAGTCCACGAGGGGCAGCCGGCACTCAGCCGACTGCCCCTCCCCGCTCGACCTCCAGCCCGCCACTTTTCAACGACTGGCCGACCGACAAACCGCCCGAGGCGGTCGTCGTGTTGTCCGGCCAGATGTACGGCTACCTCCAGCCGTGCGGGTGCCGGCGGCCGCAACTCGGCGGGCTCGAACGCCGGGCCAACTTCATCCGCGGACTGCGCGACCGCGGCTGGCCGGTGACCGCCCTCGACCTCGGGGACGTCCTCCCCGTAGCCGGGGTTGTGCCGGAACAAGCGATTTTGAAGTACGGTACGACGATGGCCGCCCTTCGAGAGATGGGCTATTCGGTCGTCGGGGTCGGGCGGGCCGAGCTGAGCAACGGCCTGTACCGCGTCCTCGCCGAGTACGCACTCAAGAAAGAACAGCCGCCGTACACCCTGGCCGGTAACGTCGGTGGAAAATCGGGAGACGATCGGATCACCTCCCGAGACAGCGCTTTCCCCGGGCCGGGTTCGCGGCCGCTGGTGGGGTCGGGGGAGGTGGTCAGCGTCGGCAAGATCCGCCTGGGGGTCGTCGGGGCGGTCGGGGCGTCCGTCCGCAAGGCGGTCGAACCGTTATCAAGAATCGGGTTTACCGGGCAAAAGGAGTCACTCGCCGCGGCGGTCAAGGAATTCGCCACCCGGCCGGATAAGCCGGACGTACTGATTTTGCTTTACCAGGGTACGGCGGCCGAGGCCCGAGAGGTCGTGGCCAGTCGGCCCGAGTTTCATGTGATTCTCTGCCTATCTCCCGACCCCGAAGCGCCGGAAAAGCCCGAAACGGTAACCCGGCCCGACGGCGGGAAAACGCTCGTCGTCCGGGTCGGCCAGAAGGGCCAGTACGTCGGCGCGATTGGCGTTCACCGGGGGCCGGGCGGGCTCGACCTCCGCTATCAGCTCGTCCCGCTCGGTGAGGAGTACGTGACCCCGGGGACCGAAGACGAAGCCCGACGGGTCAACCCGGTACTCCCGTTCCTCGATCAGTACGCCGCCACGGTCCGCGACCGAAGCCTGCTAGCGAAGTTCCCGCAGTCGGCTCACCCGGCTCAGGTCCGCCAGCCGACCCTCTCGTATGTGGGGTCCGATCGGTGTGCGTCGTGCCACGCCGCCGAATACGACGCGTGGAAGGTTACGCAACATGCCCGCGCGATGGACGCACTTGAGAAGGTGGCCAAGCGGCCCGAGGCCCGCAACCACGACGGGGAATGTGTCGTGTGCCACACTGTCGGGCTCGCTTACAAGACAGGGTACCGAGACGAACTGACGACGCCCAACCTCAAGCACGTCGGGTGCGAGGCGTGCCACGGGCCAGGGAGCGGGCACGCGGCCGACCCGAAGAATCCGGCCCTGCTAGCCCTCCAGTCGATGTGGCGCCCGAACTCGGGCGACCGGTTGCCCCCGGTCGCCGAGTTCGGGCGACTCGCTGGTCTCGCCGCAGACGACCGGGAGGCGGCCCTCAGCCCCACGTCCAAGCGGGCCGTCGCATCGGTTGGCCGGTTGTGCGCCGGTTGTCACGACAGGGATAACGACCCGCTCTTCGATCTCGTCACGTACTGGCCGAAGGTCGCCCACCTGGCCCGAAAGAAGTGA
- a CDS encoding pilus assembly protein TadG-related protein, which produces MTLLSLPVVMLLAALVFHVCLLRATRTELQTGADAAALAAARELATDELLLSDPPVTGGRVGKARDAAGTLAAANLVAGKYLQLQPNPDNSADGDIVLGFMDSPLGTFNPATGSDPSSWSGTRLNAVHVTTRRSGTGAILGVMGRDAFARATAMLDFAVVGFRTLTDDPLPLVPVGVFTDHVGALPDSWDAKIARSPTDEWAFDPNTGQFIPGADGIPEVTVVIGGGESRTVAGMFLRLGAEAFRETAEQCRSGVRRSQLSAEIGGEFVLGPANTLSVHGSSGCAPTGTGARRLIETALEDIRLAGLPRVWPLFSGTDEAGTVQVCGWVAARLVAVGAHNGGLALTLQPTVFHHPSVVTERRTNPPAFWANNRTVCRVKLAE; this is translated from the coding sequence GTGACGCTACTTTCTCTACCCGTCGTGATGTTGCTGGCGGCTCTGGTTTTCCACGTCTGCCTTCTCAGAGCGACCCGAACTGAACTACAAACCGGGGCCGACGCAGCCGCCCTCGCCGCGGCCCGCGAGCTGGCAACCGACGAATTACTACTTTCCGATCCCCCGGTCACCGGCGGCCGGGTGGGTAAGGCAAGGGACGCGGCCGGGACACTCGCCGCGGCTAACTTGGTTGCGGGAAAGTATCTCCAGCTGCAACCCAACCCGGACAACTCAGCCGACGGCGACATCGTCCTAGGTTTCATGGACTCGCCTCTCGGGACGTTCAACCCGGCGACCGGTAGCGACCCGTCCTCGTGGTCCGGTACGCGGCTGAACGCGGTTCACGTGACGACGCGGCGATCCGGGACCGGTGCCATACTGGGGGTGATGGGACGGGACGCATTCGCTCGGGCGACCGCCATGCTCGACTTCGCCGTCGTCGGATTCCGTACCCTCACCGACGACCCGCTTCCGCTCGTCCCGGTCGGCGTGTTCACCGATCACGTTGGGGCTCTTCCCGATTCCTGGGACGCGAAAATCGCCCGCAGTCCTACCGATGAATGGGCGTTCGATCCGAATACCGGGCAGTTCATCCCCGGGGCGGACGGGATTCCCGAAGTCACCGTCGTGATCGGCGGGGGGGAGTCGAGAACGGTAGCCGGAATGTTCCTGAGGCTCGGCGCGGAGGCCTTTCGGGAAACGGCCGAACAATGCCGTTCGGGTGTCCGCCGCAGTCAACTGAGTGCGGAAATTGGCGGCGAATTCGTCCTCGGACCCGCAAACACACTCTCAGTCCACGGCTCATCCGGTTGCGCCCCGACCGGAACGGGCGCTCGGCGATTGATCGAGACCGCGCTTGAGGACATCCGCCTGGCTGGGTTGCCCCGGGTATGGCCCTTATTCTCGGGCACGGACGAGGCCGGAACGGTGCAGGTCTGCGGGTGGGTCGCCGCCCGGTTGGTGGCAGTCGGTGCTCACAACGGCGGGCTCGCCCTGACCCTTCAGCCGACGGTGTTTCACCACCCATCGGTGGTCACCGAACGGCGCACGAATCCGCCGGCTTTCTGGGCGAACAACCGAACGGTTTGCCGGGTGAAATTGGCGGAGTGA
- a CDS encoding IS110 family transposase, which yields MATDTIIAIDLGRFNSVACVYTRSTRAHTFRTLDTTPADVGRVLAAHPRAVVVIEACANAGWVHDQAIAAGYPVKVANTAAEAWKFQHLKRKTDKDDAVRLAELEAIGQLPTVALPDPATRERRALIAFRQELVGRRVACQNRIRALFAGHGLATPRGHRAWTATGLDGIAAQAKPLADCGPAELWKGMLDLAVTEYRALVDRIADAERALDVLAAADVRTTLLETIPGVGRRTAEAVAAHLGDPTRFASAKQVGAYAGLVPKQYQSGVTDRKGRITRRGPGVLRKLLVECAWCMLRYNPWARAQYARLTGGGASRKKPAIVALARKLLVRCWAILRSGQGWRADPVPAVVSG from the coding sequence ATGGCTACGGATACCATTATCGCGATCGACCTCGGGCGGTTCAACTCGGTCGCGTGCGTTTACACCCGGTCGACCCGGGCCCACACGTTCCGGACGCTCGACACGACCCCGGCCGATGTCGGCCGAGTCCTGGCCGCGCACCCCAGGGCGGTGGTCGTCATCGAGGCGTGCGCGAACGCCGGGTGGGTACACGACCAGGCGATCGCCGCCGGGTACCCGGTGAAGGTCGCGAACACGGCGGCCGAGGCGTGGAAGTTCCAGCACCTGAAGCGGAAGACGGACAAGGACGACGCCGTCCGGCTGGCCGAGTTGGAGGCCATCGGCCAACTCCCGACGGTCGCCCTCCCCGATCCGGCGACCCGCGAGCGGCGGGCCCTGATCGCATTCCGCCAGGAACTCGTGGGCCGCCGGGTCGCGTGCCAGAACCGGATCCGGGCTCTGTTCGCTGGGCACGGGCTGGCGACCCCGCGGGGGCACCGGGCGTGGACGGCGACAGGCCTGGACGGGATCGCGGCCCAGGCCAAACCACTCGCCGACTGCGGGCCGGCCGAGTTGTGGAAGGGGATGCTCGACCTAGCGGTGACCGAGTACCGGGCCCTGGTCGACCGGATCGCGGACGCCGAGCGGGCCCTGGACGTGCTGGCCGCAGCCGACGTCCGGACGACGCTCCTGGAGACTATCCCGGGGGTCGGGCGGCGGACGGCCGAGGCGGTCGCCGCCCACCTCGGGGATCCGACCCGGTTCGCGTCGGCCAAGCAGGTCGGGGCGTACGCCGGGCTGGTCCCGAAGCAGTACCAGAGCGGGGTGACCGACCGCAAGGGGCGGATCACCCGCCGGGGCCCGGGGGTGCTGCGGAAGTTGCTGGTCGAGTGCGCGTGGTGCATGCTCCGGTACAACCCGTGGGCCCGGGCCCAGTACGCCCGGCTGACCGGGGGCGGGGCGAGTCGCAAGAAGCCGGCGATCGTGGCCCTGGCGCGGAAGTTGTTGGTCCGGTGCTGGGCCATCCTGCGGTCCGGTCAGGGGTGGCGGGCGGATCCCGTCCCGGCCGTTGTGAGCGGGTAA
- a CDS encoding IS110 family transposase, with amino-acid sequence MGTVTTTAFVGIDVSKKTLDACLLTPDGKARDHAFANDPDGHAALVAWVDGHASGADVHYGMESTGGYEDALATHLHAAARRVSVINPVRVKYAGVVRGRGNKTDKADARLIAGYVRDHRPPAWVPPTPAVRELQALVRRRDDVRALAAQEKTRLDSPLLTPAARKSVARVIKLLGKEADAMQAAADALIAATPEMAADRVLLASIPGVGDQTASTVLAELPPVAHIPSAQAAAAYAGLAPREHRSGTSVRTRLSKTGNARLRKALYLPTLTAIRFNPLLKRFYDRLVAAGKAKMQAVGACMRKLVMICYGVLKNRAPFDPAWSMVRPPVGGAPDHPPTGG; translated from the coding sequence ATGGGCACCGTCACCACGACCGCGTTCGTCGGCATCGACGTCAGCAAGAAGACCCTCGACGCGTGCCTCCTGACCCCGGACGGGAAGGCCCGCGACCACGCCTTCGCGAACGACCCGGACGGGCACGCGGCCCTGGTCGCGTGGGTCGACGGGCACGCGAGCGGGGCCGACGTCCACTACGGGATGGAGTCGACCGGCGGGTACGAGGATGCTCTCGCCACCCACCTGCACGCAGCCGCCCGGCGGGTCAGTGTGATCAACCCGGTCCGGGTCAAGTACGCCGGGGTCGTCCGCGGGCGGGGGAACAAGACGGACAAGGCCGACGCCCGCCTGATCGCCGGGTACGTCCGCGATCACCGCCCCCCGGCCTGGGTCCCGCCGACCCCCGCGGTCCGCGAACTCCAGGCCCTGGTCCGCCGCCGGGACGACGTCCGGGCCCTAGCCGCGCAAGAGAAAACGCGGCTCGATAGCCCGCTCCTGACCCCGGCCGCCCGCAAGTCCGTGGCCCGCGTCATCAAGCTCCTGGGCAAGGAGGCCGACGCCATGCAGGCCGCCGCCGACGCTCTCATCGCGGCCACCCCGGAGATGGCCGCCGACCGGGTTCTGCTGGCGTCCATCCCCGGAGTCGGGGACCAGACCGCGTCGACCGTCCTGGCCGAACTCCCGCCCGTCGCCCACATCCCGTCGGCCCAGGCGGCGGCCGCGTACGCCGGGTTGGCCCCCCGGGAGCACCGGAGCGGGACCAGTGTCCGCACCCGCCTGTCCAAGACCGGGAACGCCCGGCTCCGGAAGGCCCTGTACCTGCCGACCCTAACGGCGATCCGGTTCAACCCCCTGTTGAAACGGTTCTATGATCGCCTGGTGGCCGCCGGGAAGGCCAAGATGCAAGCCGTCGGGGCGTGCATGCGGAAGTTGGTCATGATCTGCTACGGGGTCCTCAAGAACCGGGCTCCGTTCGACCCGGCGTGGAGCATGGTTCGGCCGCCGGTCGGGGGTGCGCCCGACCATCCCCCGACCGGCGGATGA
- a CDS encoding IS66 family transposase — translation MSPEHLVDLIVSLQAELLAARQRIRELEQHLPTPPTAKLDQPFSMRAEEQRQHARSNKPQKRKKPKRHGRVTTADKIARAERTEKVFPAGIPPADCRRSHVRPVWRFESGRAVLVAYEIYRGPKNQYGQIPGVFGRSEFAVEIVVAIAFLVHGVGLSFDKVCQVLTFFQQLRLPKSQADALLRQLSRHWEKEFDTLCTLLAHAAVVHADETRWSLNSVWAFLSEQARVLLFGVHKDAGTLKTILDPETFEGVLVSDDAAVYATFTIAQKCWAHLLRKAIKLTLQEPDHEGYRTFTDRLLEIYRAACRARDDGRLSDAGRTARVEGLEQRVYDLCSAQWLADEPPGDGCRNDYRLLVNELMRLMLAKELFPFVTAPAVTQPNGATAPVAGTNNEAERTLRGSADARKTGRTSKTPAGARRRTILMSVLESLRLYLTEWTLASVIAEVTRWMEAGRSCFEDLLIKLKIPRPEDSILDRIFPKVEMATS, via the coding sequence GTGTCACCCGAACACCTGGTCGACCTGATCGTGTCCCTCCAAGCCGAACTCCTGGCCGCTCGCCAACGCATCCGCGAACTTGAGCAACACCTCCCCACCCCGCCGACCGCCAAACTCGATCAACCGTTCTCCATGCGGGCCGAAGAGCAACGACAACACGCCCGTTCGAACAAGCCCCAGAAAAGGAAGAAGCCGAAGCGACACGGGCGGGTCACGACCGCGGACAAGATCGCTCGCGCGGAACGCACCGAGAAGGTGTTCCCGGCCGGCATCCCGCCCGCCGACTGCCGCCGGTCTCACGTCCGCCCGGTGTGGCGGTTCGAGAGCGGGCGTGCGGTCCTGGTCGCGTACGAGATCTATCGCGGACCCAAGAACCAGTACGGTCAGATCCCCGGGGTGTTCGGCCGCAGTGAATTCGCGGTCGAGATCGTCGTCGCGATCGCATTCCTGGTCCATGGCGTCGGCCTGTCGTTCGACAAAGTGTGCCAGGTGCTGACGTTCTTCCAACAACTCCGGCTGCCGAAGTCCCAAGCCGACGCCTTGCTCCGCCAGTTGTCGCGGCACTGGGAGAAGGAGTTCGACACCCTGTGTACCCTGTTGGCCCACGCGGCCGTCGTCCACGCGGACGAGACCCGGTGGAGTCTGAACAGCGTGTGGGCATTCCTGTCCGAACAGGCCCGGGTGTTGCTGTTCGGGGTTCACAAGGATGCCGGGACGCTCAAGACCATTCTCGATCCGGAGACGTTCGAGGGTGTTCTGGTGAGCGACGACGCGGCCGTGTACGCGACTTTCACGATCGCGCAAAAGTGCTGGGCGCACCTCCTCCGCAAGGCGATTAAGCTGACCCTGCAGGAACCCGACCACGAGGGCTACCGGACGTTCACCGACCGGTTGCTGGAGATCTACCGGGCGGCGTGCCGGGCACGGGACGACGGCCGGTTGAGCGATGCCGGCCGGACCGCCCGGGTCGAGGGTCTGGAACAGCGGGTGTACGACCTGTGTTCGGCCCAGTGGCTGGCCGACGAACCGCCGGGCGACGGATGCCGGAATGACTACCGCCTGCTGGTCAATGAACTGATGCGGTTGATGCTGGCCAAGGAATTGTTCCCGTTCGTAACGGCCCCGGCGGTGACGCAACCGAACGGTGCAACGGCCCCGGTCGCGGGGACGAACAACGAAGCCGAGCGGACCCTCCGGGGTTCGGCGGACGCGCGGAAGACGGGTCGGACGAGTAAGACCCCGGCCGGCGCGCGGCGGCGGACGATCCTGATGAGCGTACTGGAATCGCTGCGGTTGTACTTGACGGAGTGGACGTTGGCGAGCGTGATCGCGGAAGTGACGCGGTGGATGGAGGCAGGGCGAAGTTGCTTCGAAGATCTCCTGATCAAACTGAAGATTCCACGCCCGGAAGACTCGATCCTGGATCGCATCTTTCCCAAGGTCGAAATGGCTACCTCGTAG
- a CDS encoding phage integrase N-terminal SAM-like domain-containing protein has product MSDRLSRPEHPPGEPKLLDRLRAACRVRHYSLRTEDAYHDWVRRFILFHGKRHPADMAAAEITAFLTHLAVDGGVGASTQNQAYSGILFLYRHVLRADPGVIAGVVRAHRPKRLPVVLTRPEVRLVLRQLDDPYRLVAHLLYGSGLRLLEALRLRVKDLDFARRELMVREGKGNKDRVTMLPASLEPELLRHLDGVRRVHEKDLAAGGGAVYLPAALDRKLAGAAVEWKVAVYSVRTGTA; this is encoded by the coding sequence ATGAGTGATCGCCTGTCCAGACCTGAACACCCGCCGGGCGAGCCCAAGTTGCTCGACCGCCTGCGGGCGGCGTGTCGGGTCCGGCACTACAGTTTGCGGACGGAAGACGCGTATCACGACTGGGTCCGGCGGTTCATTCTGTTCCACGGCAAGCGGCACCCGGCTGACATGGCCGCGGCCGAGATCACCGCCTTCCTTACCCACCTGGCCGTCGACGGTGGAGTAGGCGCGTCGACCCAGAACCAGGCGTACAGCGGGATCCTGTTCCTCTACCGGCACGTCCTCCGCGCGGACCCGGGGGTGATCGCCGGCGTCGTCCGGGCCCACCGGCCGAAGCGGCTACCGGTCGTGTTGACCCGGCCGGAAGTCCGGCTCGTCCTCCGGCAGCTCGACGACCCGTACCGGCTGGTCGCCCACCTGCTGTACGGGTCGGGCCTGAGGCTCTTGGAGGCGCTGCGGCTCCGGGTCAAGGATCTCGACTTCGCCCGCCGAGAGTTGATGGTCCGCGAAGGCAAGGGGAACAAGGACCGGGTGACGATGCTGCCCGCGTCCCTGGAACCGGAACTCCTCCGCCACCTGGACGGCGTCCGGCGGGTCCACGAGAAGGATCTGGCGGCCGGGGGCGGGGCGGTGTACCTGCCGGCCGCACTGGACCGGAAGCTGGCGGGGGCGGCGGTCGAGTGGAAGGTAGCTGTCTATTCTGTACGTACGGGAACGGCCTGA
- a CDS encoding helix-turn-helix domain-containing protein, translated as MPADPLLLQFAQIVRRRRAAAGLSQEALAAAAGLHRTYVGLLERGLRMPSILVAQKVARALGMTTGELLSEVEREVLPRPGRNRAGRKAGDEKK; from the coding sequence ATGCCCGCCGACCCGCTCCTGCTCCAGTTCGCCCAGATCGTCCGCCGCCGGCGGGCCGCCGCCGGCTTGTCCCAGGAGGCCCTGGCCGCCGCCGCCGGCCTCCATCGGACGTACGTCGGGCTGCTCGAACGGGGCCTCCGGATGCCGTCCATTCTGGTCGCCCAGAAGGTCGCCCGGGCGCTCGGGATGACCACCGGCGAACTGTTGTCGGAAGTCGAGCGGGAAGTCCTACCCCGGCCGGGCCGGAACCGGGCGGGCCGGAAAGCCGGGGACGAGAAGAAATGA
- a CDS encoding alpha/beta hydrolase: MSCRPDFMNLVYPVITMGRGTHGGSRTNLLGNTPDDKLVTLFSNETQVTAKTPPAFLAHAKDDTLVVPANSRAFYDALRARKVPAKYLELPSGGHGLNGYQGPMWDAWQAESLAWLAEGKFVPAAGQNK, translated from the coding sequence ATGAGCTGTCGGCCCGACTTCATGAACCTGGTATACCCGGTTATCACGATGGGCCGGGGAACGCACGGGGGCTCCCGAACCAACCTCCTCGGGAACACGCCCGACGACAAGCTGGTGACGCTGTTCTCGAACGAAACACAGGTAACGGCGAAGACGCCGCCCGCGTTCCTGGCCCACGCGAAGGACGACACGCTCGTCGTGCCGGCGAACAGCCGGGCGTTCTACGACGCCCTGCGGGCCCGGAAGGTGCCGGCCAAATACCTGGAGTTGCCTTCCGGCGGGCACGGCCTGAACGGGTACCAGGGGCCGATGTGGGACGCCTGGCAGGCGGAGTCACTGGCGTGGCTGGCGGAGGGGAAGTTCGTTCCCGCGGCCGGACAGAACAAGTAG
- a CDS encoding alpha/beta hydrolase produces MPSARLLLVTCALFVGVPTVPAADPPQKTEPERLKLWNLRAPNGDGTFEKAETWVTVHRPEKPNGTAVVICPGGGYGGLVTGAEGHGIATWLNAHGITGVVLEYRLPKGRSFVPLLDAQRAIRTVRANAKAWGIDPAKVGIIGFSAGGHLASTAGTHFDDGDPSRMTRSKR; encoded by the coding sequence ATGCCTTCTGCGCGATTACTACTGGTTACTTGTGCCTTGTTCGTCGGGGTGCCGACGGTTCCTGCCGCCGACCCGCCCCAAAAGACCGAACCCGAGCGCCTGAAACTCTGGAACCTGCGCGCGCCCAACGGCGACGGCACGTTCGAGAAGGCCGAAACGTGGGTCACCGTCCACCGGCCGGAGAAACCGAACGGCACCGCTGTCGTGATCTGTCCGGGCGGCGGCTACGGCGGGTTGGTGACCGGGGCCGAGGGCCACGGAATCGCGACCTGGTTGAACGCCCATGGCATCACCGGAGTGGTGCTGGAATACCGCCTGCCGAAGGGTCGGTCGTTCGTGCCGCTCCTCGACGCCCAGCGGGCGATCCGCACGGTCCGGGCGAACGCGAAGGCGTGGGGCATCGACCCCGCGAAGGTCGGCATCATCGGGTTCTCGGCCGGCGGGCACCTGGCCTCGACCGCCGGGACCCACTTCGACGACGGCGACCCAAGTCGGATGACGCGATCGAAAAGATGA
- a CDS encoding alpha/beta hydrolase fold domain-containing protein yields MRVAILTHPSLLLLRRSLNADDRKPEPQMPAVLDHLKALGSQPIEKPTPDEGHNQPDVTDAVRALHKKHGKDAVPKPVGAANNVTVTGPGVKRPAQVHTPKSGGLFPVLVDFHGDGWVIAGTDAPDASCRALGNAIGCALVSYDYRRAREKAGVPVENENAVVVTHALFGTEAVVDKSKNAIPFAVTRPETGFGNLLTPLASIRQARPAR; encoded by the coding sequence ATGCGCGTGGCGATTTTGACTCACCCCTCTCTCCTCCTCCTTCGTCGCAGCTTAAATGCCGACGACAGGAAGCCTGAACCACAAATGCCAGCGGTTCTCGACCACCTCAAGGCCCTGGGCTCGCAGCCGATCGAGAAACCCACGCCGGACGAAGGCCATAATCAGCCCGACGTTACCGATGCGGTGAGGGCGCTGCACAAGAAGCATGGCAAGGACGCCGTCCCAAAGCCCGTCGGCGCGGCCAACAATGTCACCGTGACCGGTCCTGGTGTGAAGCGCCCTGCGCAGGTGCACACACCGAAGAGCGGCGGGCTGTTCCCGGTGCTGGTGGACTTCCACGGGGACGGGTGGGTGATCGCGGGCACCGACGCCCCCGACGCGTCGTGTCGGGCGTTGGGCAATGCGATCGGATGTGCGCTCGTTTCGTATGACTACCGCCGCGCCCGGGAAAAGGCGGGCGTGCCGGTGGAAAACGAGAACGCAGTGGTTGTGACGCACGCGTTGTTCGGCACGGAGGCCGTCGTGGACAAATCCAAGAACGCGATCCCGTTCGCCGTCACTAGACCTGAGACTGGATTTGGCAATTTGTTAACACCGCTAGCATCGATCCGCCAGGCACGCCCGGCCCGGTGA